Proteins encoded by one window of Tubulanus polymorphus chromosome 7, tnTubPoly1.2, whole genome shotgun sequence:
- the LOC141908985 gene encoding queuine tRNA-ribosyltransferase accessory subunit 2-like gives MKFNVQTVKNGCRLGHLTEFKRNVENVVATPMCLLYTRGGSAPHLTLDMLKKIERVPAIVQLPMTLLADQNEIVEANGGGIGKFISMKDRILYCSLQDPTAVVAPGYNDKNGVSIWGRGGRVRLEPEDYVKVQEIFQPDFYQCLSDSDVNESSSRKRLQKSHERTINFLDMCLRKHQESENLDGVGILGVIVGGYDTEARIQSARQTATRPVSGFVIEGFHSYGGDCESFQISDVKELMLEFMKYLPDEKPRVMHGIWRPDQVVNAVECGVDIFDSSYAYVVTERRGALVFNHNYKNKNISNTPQHDDIENGDSSTHQINPFEIDLKDSRYFADFSPLVSDCDCYTCRTHTRSYIHHLINTSEMLAGVLLMMHNFHHYFAFFDSLRTALRDEEFESLKAIIEQQIPKTDTNS, from the exons ATGAAGTTTAACGTTCAAACCGTGAAGAATGGCTGTCGTCTCGGTCACCTGACTGAATTTAAACGGAATGTGGAGAATGTTGTAGCGACACCGATGTGTTTATTATACACGAGAGGAG GTAGCGCTCCTCATTTGACTTTAGACATGTTgaagaaaatagaaagagtTCCAGCGATTGTACAATTACCGATGACTTTACT GGCAGATCAGAATGAAATAGTCGAAGCAAATGGTGGAGGAATTGGTAAATTTATTAGTATGAAA GACAggatattgtattgttcattacAAGACCCAACAGCGGTTGTAGCTCCCGgatataatgataaaaatggtgTCAGCATTTGGGGAAGAGGTGGTCGAGTAAGG ttGGAACCTGAAGATTATGTTAAAGTACAGGAGATTTTTCAACCAGATTTTTACCAGTGTTTGAGCGATTCTGATGTAAACGAATCGAGTTCACGAAAACGTCTGCAGAAATCACACGAACGAACGATCAACTTTTTAGACATGTGTCTCAGAAAACATCAAGAATCAGAG AATCTCGATGGTGTAGGAATTTTAGGTGTAATAGTCGGTGGATATGATACTGAAGCTAGAATTCAATCGGCTCGTCAGACTGCTACTAGACCTGTATCAG GTTTTGTAATAGAAGGTTTTCACAGTTACGGCGGCGATTGTGAATCATTCCAAATTTCTGATGTCAAAGAATTAATGCTCGAGTTCATG aaatatttaccCGATGAGAAGCCGAGAGTAATGCACGGTATCTGGAGACCGGACCAGGTCGTGAACGCTGTTGAATGCGGTGTCGATATATTCGATAGTTCATACGCGTACGTAGTCACAGAACGACGCGGTGCGCTGGTGTTCAATCATAACTATAAGAATAAGAACATTTCGAATACACCACAACACGATGATATCGAGAATGGAGATAGTTCAACGCATCAAATAAACCCATTTGAAATAGATCTTAAAGACTCTCG GTATTTCGCAGATTTTTCACCGTTGGTTTCTGATTGCGATTGCTATACCTGTCGAACCCACACCAGATCTTACATACATCATCTCATAAATACATCAGAAATGTTAGCTGGAGTTTTACTAATGAT GCacaattttcatcattatttcgCATTTTTCGACAGTTTAAGGACAGCACTTCGAGACGAAgaatttgaatcattgaaagCTATAATTGAGCAGCAAATTCCAAAAACTGACACCAACAGTTGa
- the LOC141908425 gene encoding BMP-binding endothelial regulator protein-like, with translation MSIVKVIVMLYAVFLVVDGSQSVVGFNNTSNSISCSNEGMQVAAPAGVIRSVCTVCYCREGEISCYDKKCPSLEGCHQVVYPKPAGVCCSPCKGCTYKGRDYVNDEEWTDPDDPCRTYTCLAGVVTSSVKKCYAKCKNPVSSPGTCCPVCSGCESDDGFTYRDGDYFPASRDKCVTCRCTNGTRECGKIGCPVLNCQRQFWKLSAGDCCPHCTGSRSVFKLTGFCLYQTHVYRSGLSFKPDRCTTCECRAGTIVCRVDTCPILDCPDEEILPSTGACCRKCREKKTCSASDGNTYAHGVKWLKSVCNNCECNNGAIECTRQSCDNNLDCPKNFRLQNVRGECCPVCVEMDATCTVFGDPHYKTYDGKLYDFQGKCRYTLTKLCEDDSFHVIVSNRIRSSNLYSWTKNALVKINGSQILLDQMLKVKVDGRRIALPFVNKRLFDIRRDGQAVVVTTKIGIKIIWDGDSYLEVSVPALLKKKLCGLCGNYNGIEADDLTGSDGQIYFAEEDFGDTWLVGKDRNCRGPKRNVIRVINPNQRLLAHQECAALYGNSFARCRQKIDVRAYYKACVMDVTDCPENQQCSCEAMVAYSRLCEKELNTFLNWRTPYLCGAPKCQIGAVYDTCVSACPETCANHGAKRRKCKRPCIGGCRCLPGLVLHKNRCIPIDECSSPKTKKKPANGRHKKRRHSNKRRKSNNKNKARNNKRELMNDSPLDNNSSFK, from the coding sequence atgtCTATCGTTAAAGTTATTGTAATGTTGTACGCAGTGTTTCTAGTCGTCGATGGATCACAATCAGTCGTCGGGTTTAATAATACCAGTAATTCAATATCGTGTTCGAATGAAGGTAtgcaggtggcagcaccagctGGTGTTATTCGTTCGGTCTGTACGGTGTGTTATTGTCGCGAGGGTGAGATCTCCTGTTACGATAAGAAGTGTCCGAGTTTAGAAGGATGTCATCAAGTTGTTTATCCGAAACCTGCCGGAGTTTGCTGTAGTCCGTGTAAGGGTTGTACGTATAAAGGTCGAGATTACGTAAACGATGAAGAATGGACCGATCCTGATGATCCGTGTCGAACGTACACCTGTCTCGCCGGAGTTGTAACATCCAGCGTGAAGAAGTGTTACGCCAAATGCAAGAATCCAGTTTCGAGTCCGGGTACGTGTTGTCCGGTTTGTAGCGGTTGCGAAAGCGACGACGGTTTCACGTATCGCGACGGGGACTATTTCCCGGCGAGTCGTGATAAATGCGTAACGTGTCGATGTACGAACGGTACGAGGGAATGCGGTAAAATCGGTTGCCCGGTTTTAAACTGTCAGCGTCAGTTCTGGAAGCTGTCAGCCGGCGATTGCTGTCCTCATTGCACCGGATCGCGCAGCGTTTTTAAACTCACCGGATTCTGTTTATACCAAACTCACGTTTATCGATCGGGATTAAGCTTCAAACCGGACCGATGCACGACGTGCGAATGTCGCGCGGGTACGATCGTCTGTCGAGTCGATACCTGCCCGATTTTAGACTGCCCCGACGAGGAAATCCTGCCCTCGACCGGAGCTTGTTGTCGTAAATGTCGAGAGAAGAAAACATGTTCGGCGTCGGACGGGAATACCTACGCTCACGGAGTCAAATGGTTGAAATCCGTCTGCAATAATTGCGAATGTAACAACGGAGCGATCGAATGTACGAGACAAAGCTGCGATAATAACCTCGATTGTCCGAAGAATTTCCGACTGCAGAACGTGCGCGGAGAATGCTGCCCGGTGTGCGTCGAGATGGACGCGACGTGTACCGTATTCGGCGACCCGCACTATAAAACATACGACGGAAAGTTGTACGATTTCCAGGGTAAATGTCGTTATACGTTAACGAAACTGTGTGAGGACGACTCGTTTCACGTGATCGTCTCGAATAGAATCCGATCGTCGAATCTTTACTCGTGGACGAAAAACGCTCTCGTTAAAATAAACGGTTCTCAAATTCTATTGGATCAGATGTTGAAAGTGAAAGTTGACGGGAGACGCATCGCGTTGCCGTTTGTCAACAAACGATTATTCGATATTCGTCGCGACGGTCAGGCCGTCGTGGTTACCACTAaaatcggtatcaaaataatctggGACGGCGACAGCTACCTGGAGGTGAGCGTGCCGGCGTTATTGAAGAAGAAACTCTGCGGATTGTGCGGTAATTATAACGGTATCGAAGCCGATGATTTAACCGGTAGCGACGGTCAGATATATTTCGCCGAGGAGGATTTCGGCGATACGTGGCTGGTCGGTAAGGACCGGAATTGTCGCGGTCCGAAACGTAACGTTATACGCGTGATTAACCCGAATCAGCGATTGTTAGCTCATCAGGAATGCGCGGCGCTTTACGGAAATAGTTTCGCTCGATGTCGACAGAAAATCGACGTACGCGCGTATTATAAAGCTTGCGTAATGGACGTCACTGATTGTCCGGAGAATCAGCAGTGTTCGTGCGAGGCGATGGTCGCTTATTCGCGTTTGTGCGAAAAGGAACTGAACACGTTTCTGAATTGGAGGACGCCGTATTTATGCGGCGCTCCGAAATGTCAGATCGGTGCGGTTTACGACACGTGCGTCTCGGCGTGTCCGGAGACCTGCGCTAATCACGGCGCTAAACGACGTAAATGTAAACGCCCGTGCATCGGCGGCTGTCGCTGTCTGCCCGGACTGGTGCTGCATAAAAACAGGTGCATCCCGATCGACGAGTGCTCGAGTCCGAAAACTAAAAAGAAACCGGCGAACGGTCGACATAAAAAACGTCGACATTCGAACAAACGAAGGAAATCGAATAATAAAAACAAAGCTCGGAATAATAAACGTGAATTGATGAATGACAGCCCTCTGGATAATAATAGTtcattcaagtag
- the LOC141908427 gene encoding uncharacterized protein LOC141908427, producing the protein MCMASAGAAEVRENFDQKFDRDVVERLLDIDTGGAVASEESKDLLDSALKSGGGGARDPEGKELFVTGWVSVPSKKPGTRIRRHETGSKVAPRESTYHGYQQKEKPIEFEFKYYSDSRGYIVQYRREHASRDIAATSSQSSFHHHRTDAETVAPSSLHQRSSTTVAVKLDPVYDNTKNRLISVEQLYNRASPSPVLTNRGDFNFSMYSGLFKVPTSNASKFDSPRDYYNFSTRDRPASGHVVNSPSGSKSASRLNSAKRRKKLKPPSTPSAGWRHHQRTFPEYPQPAVATYSQNNELIKQTVAQQQQVPSYSVFQGCKPIKNNQQSTNNCLTLSHRQQVDKYSAQGKPLNQDFVLHPSKMSTLQTLTKLISNQQYNKVVVNDSASDSSSETSVISKTSHDPKHVISFSSTEPQPASSSRSPQPTSSSSLRLNQQLSLADFLEASIKEIERVSDENKENSIRKEYCQPPTVVPKLDEVDSPSVAGGNRTLSPTVSNSIHNVYNDNTINSASDVFSKSSSGFSLKSDSDRNQFELNCKYLLSRNVGAVHQPVTVVQSSSSSKTTAKKKHQPQQHETSTIAGYRSLSNPLQQFWRSSAISGLKLGPRTRTNIDGVAGMGSRRITPRTVSSVTGSSSSLIPGAPSKSAVLHYYLYLTIVIRFYCE; encoded by the exons ATGTGTATGGCGTCCGCAGGCGCTGCTGAAGTTCGAGAGaatttcgaccagaaattcGACCGGGATGTCGTGGAGAgattactggatattgatacCGGTGgtgctgtggcaagcgaggaatcTAAAGATTTGCTCGATTCGGCGTTAAAAAGTGGTGGGGGCGGCGCTCGCGATCCTGAGGGTAAGGAATTATTCGTAACCGGGTGGGTGAGCGTGCCTTCGAAAAAACCGGGTACAAGAATTCGCCGTCACGAAACCGGGTCGAAGGTGGCGCCACGAGAATCGACGTATCACGGATACCAACAGAAGGAAAAACcgattgaatttgagtttaaaTATTACAGCGATTCACGAGGGTATATCGTACAGTATCGTCGCGAGCACGCGTCTAGAGATATAGCAGCGACTAGTTCACaatcatcatttcatcatcatcgaacAGATGCAGAGACAGTGGCACCATCTTCGCTTCATCAGAGGAGTTCGACGACTGTAGCCGTGAAATTAGACCCGGTTTACGATAACACTAAAAACCGGCTGATATCGGTGGAACAGTTGTATAATCGAGCGTCACCGTCGCCAGTTTTAACGAATCGAGGCGATTTTAATTTTAGTATGTACTCCGGGTTGTTCAAGGTTCCCACATCGAACGCCTCAAAGTTCGACTCTCCGCgagattattataatttttcgACGCGCGATCGCCCGGCGTCGGGACACGTCGTAAACAGTCCGTCTGGCAGTAAATCGGCCAGTCGACTCAACTCGGCGAAACGGAGGAAAAAACTTAAACCACCGTCGACGCCATCTGCTGGCTGGAGACATCATCAGAGAACGTTCCCCGAGTATCCGCAGCCCGCAGTCGCCACCTATagccaaaataatgaactgattaaacAGACAGTCgcccagcagcagcaggtgcCCAGTTACTCGGTGTTTCAGGGCTGTAAACCAATCAAAAACAATCAACAATCAACGAACAactgtttaaccctttcacacCGACAACAAGTGGACAAATACTCGGC TCAGGGGAAACCACTGAATCAGGATTTCGTTCTTCATCCGTCAAAAATGTCAACTTTACAAACTTTAACGAAATTAATCTCAAATCAACAATACAATAAG GTTGTTGTTAATGACAGCGCGAGCGATTCCTCATCGGAAACATCGGTAATTAGTAAAACATCTCACGATCCGAAACACGTCATATCGTTCAGCAGCACAGAGCCGCAGCCCGCGTCGTCGTCACGGTCACCGCAGCccacgtcgtcgtcgtcgttacgACTCAACCAACAATTATCACTCGCTGATTTCCTCGAAGCATCGATTAAAGAAATCGAACGAGTTTCTGACGAGAACAAAGAGAATTCAATCCGTAAAGAATATTGTCAACCGCCGACTGTTGTACCTAAATTAGACGAGGTCGATTCACCTAGTGTCGCCGGAGGAAACCGAACATTGTCACCTACAGTTTCTAACTCCATTCACAACGTTTATAATGACAATACAATCAATTCTGCTTCGGACGTTTTTTCGAAATCATCTTCgggattttcattgaaatcagactCGGATAGAAACCAGTTTGAATTgaactgtaaatatttgttGTCTCGTAACGTGGGCGCGGTTCATCAACCGGTGACCGTCGTCCAGTCGTCATCGTCTTCAAAAACAACCGCCAAGAAAAAACACCAACCGCAGCAACACGAGACATCGACGATAGCTGGGTATCGATCATTGTCAAACCCGCTGCAGCAGTTCTGGAGAAGCAGCGCCATCTCCGGGCTGAAATTAGGACCTCGTACGCGGACGAATATAGATGGCGTCGCTGGCATGGGTAGCAGACGTATAACTCCTCGTACGGTGTCGTCTGTCACGGGGTCGTCGAGTTCGCTGATTCCAGGAGCGCCATCGAAATCTGCGGTACTTCACTACTATCTATATCTAACTATCGTAATCAGGTTTTACTGTGAGTGA
- the LOC141908982 gene encoding phosphatidylinositol polyphosphate 5-phosphatase type IV-like isoform X1 produces the protein MEIEVVGAMGTEEEGTTSTPRSGRKKKSALLSRLAMKKKENLSDDSDFGSHVSLQDDQKTDSISINNSSTGEHRVGNHPGTGGGIPVTTAGIPGSTGRPSITPRQLKREPALTDEKSSNIDESLKNESEIVSSVNRVPSDSTLQKIRSYNVASDLPEVAVESQFKPQPPRRPSDTKDSSEKRSNGIHSENSGLRRPRNVSGGNDSSDGPSAPQRPSEYNTNKQLNSTDDEYNRIKHGERPNFKLDLSSRDSAESTKESDDADSDLNNTKSELQAEYESILTSTPRAELPLPPSGRPPKRLSPVIGASTPPPMDADISSTGLRTSYKSDMSKTRAERASRATFSSFGQTGTSSDLGSLRSLQTQSSLPLITTKQARERSFLVGSVNKSLLGSEELERCFPDRKIRVFSATWNMCGIQPKDLPNTLNDFLLPETIDYMPDVVTVGSQETCTDRHEWEVRIQETLGPTHVMVHSCQHGTLHLCVFIKRDLVWYCSVPEDACLTTRKAIRTKGCVGISLTIFGTSFLFLTSHFKHEKHKPRYAVATADGRLKERVEDYNKTIKNLDLPKRVVVNEFTAKADDVTARFDCVFWGGDMNFRIERPRHIVDTVMNAIAQKEHPNFEDLLMGDELYKARMEGTAFQEFQEGRINFAPTYKFDIGTDNYDTSPTLRIPSYCDRVLFRCRKKHGIVCHFYDSVDSIKISDHRPVYGLYEVDIKPGRDNIPLSGGMFDRNVFMEATARRVKLQDSHKNSEKSSSICSIQ, from the exons ATGGAGATTGAAGTTGTGGGCGCCATGGGTACAGAGGAGGAAGGCACGACGTCGACGCCGCGCAGCGGGCGCAAGAAGAAATCAGCGCTGCTCTCGAGATTAGCgatgaaaaagaaagagaattTATCGGACGATAGTGATTTCGGTTCGCACGTCAGTTTACAGGACGACCAGAAAACAGATAGTATCAGTATTAATAACAGCTCTACCGGGGAACACCGGGTGGGAAACCATCCCGGTACTGGAGGGGGAATCCCCGTTACTACAGCGGGAATCCCCGGTAGTACAGGGCGACCTTCTATAACCCCTCGACAGCTCAAACGTGAACCAGCCCTGACTGATGAGAAATCATCTAACATTGATGAATCGTTAAAAAATGAATCCGAAATTGTCTCTTCGGTGAATCGAGTCCCTTCCGATTCGACATTACAGAAAATACGTTCCTACAACGTAGCTAGCGATTTACCGGAGGTCGCCGTCGAGAGTCAATTTAAACCGCAACCTCCGCGACGACCTTCGGATACTAAAGACAGCAGTGAAAAGCGCTCAAATGGAATTCACAGCGAGAATTCCGGATTAAGACGACCTCGGAATGTCAGCGGTGGAAATGACAGCTCAGACGGACCATCGGCTCCGCAACGACCTTCAGAATATAATACGAataaacaattgaattcaACCGATGACGAATACAATCGAATAAAACACGGAGAACGTCCAAATTTTAAACTCGATTTATCTTCGCGAGATAGCGCCGAATCGACGAAGGAATCGGACGATGCCGattctgatttaaataacACGAAAAGCGAACTTCAGGCGGAGTACGAGAGTATTCTAACGAGTACCCCTCGCGCCGAGTTACCCCTCCCTCCGTCTGGTCGACCCCCGAAACGACTATCACCCGTAATCGGAGCTTCGACTCCTCCTCCGATGGATGCAGATATCTCGTCTACGGGTTTGCGGACTTCCTATAAATCGGATATGAGTAAAACGCGGGCGGAAAGGGCGTCGCGAGCTACGTTTTCGAGTTTCGGACAAACAGGAACGAGTAGCGATTTGGGGTCGTTGCGATCGTTACAAACTCAATCTTCATTACCTTTAATTACAACCAAACAAGCAAGAGAAAG AAGTTTCCTCGTCGGAAGTGTAAATAAAAGTCTCCTCGGATCGGAGGAATTAGAACGATGTTTTCCCGATCGTAAAATTCGAGTGTTTTCCGCTACGTGGAATATGTGCGGAATTCAACCGAAAGATCTTCCGAATACGTTAAACGATTTCCTATTGCCGGAGACTATTGATTATATGCCTGATGTAGTGACAGTCGGTAGTCAGGAAACTTGTACTGATAG ACACGAATGGGAAGTTCGAATACAAGAAACACTAGGTCCGACGCATGTGATGGTTCACTCGTGTCAACACGGTACCTTACATTTATGCGTATTCATCAAAAGAGATTTAGTTTGGTATTGTTCAG TTCCGGAAGACGCTTGTTTAACTACGAGAAAAGCTATCCGTACGAAAGGTTGCGTCGGTATTAGTTTAACTATATTCGGAACGTCTTTTCTATTTCTTACTTCACATTTTAAAC atgaaaaacataaacCGCGCTATGCTGTTGCAA CAGCAGACGGCCGTTTGAAAGAACGCGTTGAAGACTACaataaaacaatcaaaaacCTTGACCTTCCAAAACGTGTCGTAGTCAATGAGTTTACGGCTAAAG CTGATGACGTAACAGCTCGATTTGACTGCGTTTTCTGGGGAGGTGATATGAATTTTCGAATCGAACGCCCGAGGCATATTGTCGACACCGTCATGAACGCCATCGCTCAGAAAGAACATCCTAATTTCGAGGATCTGTTGATGGGTGATGAGTTATACAAAGCTAGAATGGAAG GAACCGCGTTTCAGGAGTTTCAAGAAGGACGTATTAATTTTGCTCCCACCTATAAATTTGATATCGGCACGGATAATTATGACACATCACCTACTCTTAGAATTCCATCCTATTGC GATCGAGTATTATTTCGTTGCCGTAAGAAACACGGAATCGTCTGTCATTTCTACGATAGCGTCGACTCGATCAAAATATCAGATCATCGTCCTGTTTACGGTCTTTATGAGGTCGATATCAAACCAGGAAGAGACAA TATTCCGTTATCAGGAGGCATGTTTGACCGAAATGTTTTCATGGAAG ccACGGCGAGACGCGTGAAGCTTCAAGACAGCCATAAGAATTCCGAGAAATCCAGTTCAATATGCAGCATACAGTAA
- the LOC141908982 gene encoding phosphatidylinositol polyphosphate 5-phosphatase type IV-like isoform X2 has product MEIEVVGAMGTEEEGTTSTPRSGRKKKSALLSRLAMKKKENLSDDSDFGSHVSLQDDQKTDSISINNSSTGEHRVGNHPGTGGGIPVTTAGIPGSTGRPSITPRQLKREPALTDEKSSNIDESLKNESEIVSSVNRVPSDSTLQKIRSYNVASDLPEVAVESQFKPQPPRRPSDTKDSSEKRSNGIHSENSGLRRPRNVSGGNDSSDGPSAPQRPSEYNTNKQLNSTDDEYNRIKHGERPNFKLDLSSRDSAESTKESDDADSDLNNTKSELQAEYESILTSTPRAELPLPPSGRPPKRLSPVIGASTPPPMDADISSTGLRTSYKSDMSKTRAERASRATFSSFGQTGTSSDLGSLRSLQTQSSLPLITTKQARERSFLVGSVNKSLLGSEELERCFPDRKIRVFSATWNMCGIQPKDLPNTLNDFLLPETIDYMPDVVTVGSQETCTDRHEWEVRIQETLGPTHVMVHSCQHGTLHLCVFIKRDLVWYCSVPEDACLTTRKAIRTKGCVGISLTIFGTSFLFLTSHFKPADGRLKERVEDYNKTIKNLDLPKRVVVNEFTAKADDVTARFDCVFWGGDMNFRIERPRHIVDTVMNAIAQKEHPNFEDLLMGDELYKARMEGTAFQEFQEGRINFAPTYKFDIGTDNYDTSPTLRIPSYCDRVLFRCRKKHGIVCHFYDSVDSIKISDHRPVYGLYEVDIKPGRDNIPLSGGMFDRNVFMEATARRVKLQDSHKNSEKSSSICSIQ; this is encoded by the exons ATGGAGATTGAAGTTGTGGGCGCCATGGGTACAGAGGAGGAAGGCACGACGTCGACGCCGCGCAGCGGGCGCAAGAAGAAATCAGCGCTGCTCTCGAGATTAGCgatgaaaaagaaagagaattTATCGGACGATAGTGATTTCGGTTCGCACGTCAGTTTACAGGACGACCAGAAAACAGATAGTATCAGTATTAATAACAGCTCTACCGGGGAACACCGGGTGGGAAACCATCCCGGTACTGGAGGGGGAATCCCCGTTACTACAGCGGGAATCCCCGGTAGTACAGGGCGACCTTCTATAACCCCTCGACAGCTCAAACGTGAACCAGCCCTGACTGATGAGAAATCATCTAACATTGATGAATCGTTAAAAAATGAATCCGAAATTGTCTCTTCGGTGAATCGAGTCCCTTCCGATTCGACATTACAGAAAATACGTTCCTACAACGTAGCTAGCGATTTACCGGAGGTCGCCGTCGAGAGTCAATTTAAACCGCAACCTCCGCGACGACCTTCGGATACTAAAGACAGCAGTGAAAAGCGCTCAAATGGAATTCACAGCGAGAATTCCGGATTAAGACGACCTCGGAATGTCAGCGGTGGAAATGACAGCTCAGACGGACCATCGGCTCCGCAACGACCTTCAGAATATAATACGAataaacaattgaattcaACCGATGACGAATACAATCGAATAAAACACGGAGAACGTCCAAATTTTAAACTCGATTTATCTTCGCGAGATAGCGCCGAATCGACGAAGGAATCGGACGATGCCGattctgatttaaataacACGAAAAGCGAACTTCAGGCGGAGTACGAGAGTATTCTAACGAGTACCCCTCGCGCCGAGTTACCCCTCCCTCCGTCTGGTCGACCCCCGAAACGACTATCACCCGTAATCGGAGCTTCGACTCCTCCTCCGATGGATGCAGATATCTCGTCTACGGGTTTGCGGACTTCCTATAAATCGGATATGAGTAAAACGCGGGCGGAAAGGGCGTCGCGAGCTACGTTTTCGAGTTTCGGACAAACAGGAACGAGTAGCGATTTGGGGTCGTTGCGATCGTTACAAACTCAATCTTCATTACCTTTAATTACAACCAAACAAGCAAGAGAAAG AAGTTTCCTCGTCGGAAGTGTAAATAAAAGTCTCCTCGGATCGGAGGAATTAGAACGATGTTTTCCCGATCGTAAAATTCGAGTGTTTTCCGCTACGTGGAATATGTGCGGAATTCAACCGAAAGATCTTCCGAATACGTTAAACGATTTCCTATTGCCGGAGACTATTGATTATATGCCTGATGTAGTGACAGTCGGTAGTCAGGAAACTTGTACTGATAG ACACGAATGGGAAGTTCGAATACAAGAAACACTAGGTCCGACGCATGTGATGGTTCACTCGTGTCAACACGGTACCTTACATTTATGCGTATTCATCAAAAGAGATTTAGTTTGGTATTGTTCAG TTCCGGAAGACGCTTGTTTAACTACGAGAAAAGCTATCCGTACGAAAGGTTGCGTCGGTATTAGTTTAACTATATTCGGAACGTCTTTTCTATTTCTTACTTCACATTTTAAAC CAGCAGACGGCCGTTTGAAAGAACGCGTTGAAGACTACaataaaacaatcaaaaacCTTGACCTTCCAAAACGTGTCGTAGTCAATGAGTTTACGGCTAAAG CTGATGACGTAACAGCTCGATTTGACTGCGTTTTCTGGGGAGGTGATATGAATTTTCGAATCGAACGCCCGAGGCATATTGTCGACACCGTCATGAACGCCATCGCTCAGAAAGAACATCCTAATTTCGAGGATCTGTTGATGGGTGATGAGTTATACAAAGCTAGAATGGAAG GAACCGCGTTTCAGGAGTTTCAAGAAGGACGTATTAATTTTGCTCCCACCTATAAATTTGATATCGGCACGGATAATTATGACACATCACCTACTCTTAGAATTCCATCCTATTGC GATCGAGTATTATTTCGTTGCCGTAAGAAACACGGAATCGTCTGTCATTTCTACGATAGCGTCGACTCGATCAAAATATCAGATCATCGTCCTGTTTACGGTCTTTATGAGGTCGATATCAAACCAGGAAGAGACAA TATTCCGTTATCAGGAGGCATGTTTGACCGAAATGTTTTCATGGAAG ccACGGCGAGACGCGTGAAGCTTCAAGACAGCCATAAGAATTCCGAGAAATCCAGTTCAATATGCAGCATACAGTAA
- the LOC141908428 gene encoding protein rolling stone-like, whose product QWNLPPIIFLIYRFLVSAYVFGWFVYSLSKSLYFMITLTTWSFLILALHLLLAFINSSCRVLREKRSCFRRPRDESDPFSLEMAESSCSTPERTVDGSEVDIVSSHTIPWNFKLDWLLYSICSVAAIMVTTVYYALLFPTGQQAPSVRDINVHIMNSVIVFLEILLAAYPVRLLHFIYPVSYGLIYVMFSAIFWSFDPERNVLYPGVLDWNNPKTTTGMVVGIAVFMIVLHLILYGIFRLKVFLYNRFLI is encoded by the coding sequence cagtGGAATTTGCCTCCAATTATTTTCCTGATATATCGATTCCTTGTGAGTGCGTATGTGTTTGGTTGGTTTGTTTACTCTTTATCCAAATCGCTCTACTTTATGATAACTTTGACGACGTGGTCGTTCCTGATATTAGCTCTACATCTTCTGTTGGCGTTCATCAATTCCAGTTGTCGTGTTCTACGCGAGAAACGAAGCTGTTTTCGTCGACCGCGCGATGAATCCGATCCATTTAGTTTAGAAATGGCTGAATCAAGTTGTTCAACCCCGGAACGAACCGTTGACGGAAGCGAAGTAGACATCGTCTCATCTCATACCATTCCGTGGAATTTCAAACTAGATTGGTTACTGTATTCGATATGTTCGGTTGCGGCGATTATGGTCACAACAGTCTATTATGCATTGCTGTTTCCTACAGGCCAACAAGCCCCGAGCGTTAGGGATATCAACGTACACATCATGAATTCGGTAATAGTTTTTCTAGAAATTCTACTCGCTGCATATCCTGTAAGGTTACTTCATTTCATATATCCAGTCAGTTATGGGCTTATTTATGTAATGTTTAGTGCCATTTTTTGGAGCTTTGATCCGGAGAGAAATGTTTTGTACCCGGGAGTTCTCGATTGGAATAATCCTAAAACGACCACCGGAATGGTCGTCGGTATTGCGGTTTTTATGATTGTATTACACCTAATTCTTTATGGTATTTTCAGGTTGAAAGTATTTTTATACAATCGGTTTCTGATATGA